Proteins from a single region of Gossypium arboreum isolate Shixiya-1 chromosome 1, ASM2569848v2, whole genome shotgun sequence:
- the LOC108481234 gene encoding vacuolar cation/proton exchanger 3-like yields the protein MESADETGIHVVDDIGDPEIREVDAQQRRIQAFSVGLEGAGDRKIIGTVIYKSIYTVILSKKFNLLIPFGPLAIFVQKKTNQNGWVFILGLLGIMPLAERLGYTTEQLAFYSGPTIGGLLNATFGNATELIISIYALRTGRIRVVQLSLLGSLLSNLLFVLGIAFFSGGIVRKEQVFNKATAVVDSGLLLMAVMGLLFPASLHSTGTEVHLGVSELALSRVSSCVLLLAYVASIIFQLKNIKHLEGNQHGEILYSGDQDPDQDQDEEGEAPPEISKWESVIWLGITAAAISILSEYLVDAIEGTSLAWGVPVAFISVILLPIGGNTAAVTTSVMFAMKDKLDVSLGVAIGSSTQISMFIIPFCVVVGWIFGRPVDLNFQLFETATLFMTVLFVAFMMQWLQAILYMKTLPPDTSLLLSKQQELKQWYYSRILKPRNTGRQK from the exons ATGGAATCAGCAGATGAAACAGGAATTCATGTGGTTGATGACATTGGCGATCCAGAAATAAGAGAAGTTGACGCACAACAGCGACGAATACAAGCATTTTCTGTTGGTTTGGAGGGAGCAGGTGATAGGAAAATTATAGGGACTGTCATATATAAGAGTATATACACTGTAATTTTATCGAAGAAGTTCAACTTGCTAATTCCCTTTGGACCTCTAGCAATCTTTGTCCAGAAAAAGACGAATCAAAAC GGTTGGGTCTTTATCCTTGGCTTATTGGGTATAATGCCGTTGGCTGAGCGGTTGGGCTATACTACAGA GCAGTTGGCATTTTACAGTGGACCTACAA TTGGGGGACTTCTGAATGCTACATTTGGGAATGCAACGGAACTTATTATATCGATTTATGCGCTACGAACAGGAAGGATTCGTGTAGTTCAGCTGTCATTGCTTGGCTCACTTTTGTCCAACTTGTTGTTCGTTCTGGGGATTGCATTCTTCTCCGGTGGAATTGTTAGAAAGGAGCAGGTTTTCAACAAG GCAACTGCTGTTGTGGATTCGGGACTGCTGTTGATGGCAGTGATGGGGTTACTATTCCCAGCATCCCTACACAGCACAGGCACTGAAGTGCACTTAGGGGTATCAGAGTTGGCTCTTTCAAGAGTTAGCAGTTGTGTCCTGCTTCTAGCCTATGTTGCCTCTATCATTTTCCAGTTAAAGAATATAAAACATCTG GAAGGAAATCAGCATGGCGAGATCTTATATTCTGGTGACCAAGACCCAGACCAAGACCAAGACGAAGAAGGAGAAGCACCTCCTGAAATTTCTAAATGGGAGTCAGTGATCTGGCTTGGAATTACAGCAGCTGCAATATCTATCCTTTCGGAGTATCTGGTTGATGCCATTGAG GGAACATCTCTTGCATGGGGTGTACCAGTTGCTTTCATTAGTGTTATCTTGCTTCCAATAGGAGGAAACACAGCAGCAGTTACTACTTCAGTCATGTTTGCCATGAAAGACAAACTT GATGTGTCTTTGGGAGTGGCAATAGGGTCATCAACTCAGATTTCTATGTTTATA ATTCCCTTCTGTGTGGTAGTTGGATGGATATTTGGGCGACCTGTGGATTTGAACTTTCAACTTTTTGAGACAGCAACTCTGTTCATGACTGTTCTATTTGTAGCTTTCATGATGCAG TGGCTGCAAGCTATTTTGTACATGAAGACCCTTCCTCCTG ATACATCCTTACTACTAAGCAAGCAGCAGGAATTGAAGCAGTGGTACTATAGTAGAATTCTGAAACCTAGAAATACAGGAAGACAGAAGTGA